A single genomic interval of Bacteroidota bacterium harbors:
- a CDS encoding NifU N-terminal domain-containing protein — protein sequence MSTRVGSGKELPFWPCSLLGFYISGVFITTNFVTLTKNSDVDWYETMGIFREFIKRYLKPDNLVFIGPVEQIADPKSTGQKLPLQLKPRSLKTSTNMLNLSNKTAVRFVSNLFQMV from the coding sequence TTGAGTACACGTGTAGGATCAGGCAAAGAACTGCCCTTTTGGCCATGCAGCCTTTTGGGTTTTTACATTTCCGGCGTTTTTATCACGACAAATTTTGTAACGCTGACCAAAAACTCAGATGTGGACTGGTATGAAACCATGGGAATCTTCAGAGAGTTCATCAAAAGGTATCTGAAACCGGACAACCTTGTGTTTATCGGTCCGGTTGAACAAATTGCTGATCCGAAATCGACAGGACAAAAACTGCCTCTGCAATTGAAACCAAGATCATTGAAAACCTCGACGAATATGTTAAACCTGTCGAACAAGACGGCGGTGCGATTCGTTTCAAATCTTTTTCAGATGGTGTAG